From the genome of Oryza glaberrima chromosome 1, OglaRS2, whole genome shotgun sequence:
GTACACAGTTTTCAGTAGCAGCACTCCTTTCCCATTAGCTATAGCAGTATGATTTGTTTATAAACCTGGCATACTATGAGAGAACTTTATTTTTGCTTTAGATGAAAtcaattttgttgttgtgaTGCATTTGTATTAACCCCAGTGACAAAAACAGAAACCAACTGCCAACAAAAAGAGAAATTTCAGtcccccaaaaaataaaaaacagaaATTTCTCTTGTTTTAGAGACACGTCAACATCTTGTGGTAGCTATCAAGGGATCTAAACAAACTAGCAGTAACTGGAGGTCCACAGTTTGGTAGGACTGGCAAATAACATATGCTGATGGTAATCTAAATATAGACTTGAAACCAACAGCTAACTTCCTGGGTACTGGTATGGGATGTTCATCTCCACAAGGAATATGAATTAGCAGTACACCACTTAAATAGAATAACCGACTACACGATACTGTCAATTGGCTCGTTGAAGTGACTGACTTTAATCCTTTATCCTGTCAATTGGTTTAAATATTCGTTGTTCTATGCGAGCCCTCCTGCTGACAGTTCACAGATTCAGGATTGAACCAATGTAGTAATTCAGAAGTTCGACACATAAATATTGTTTATTCAGATGTACCTCTCTCTATATTATCTATTCAGTTGTACCTAATTTTCTGCACACAAAATGTGATGCTGTTGAAATGGCAGTGGTGATGAAGTTTCTTGGCAAAGAGCAAGAGAATTGCTTGTACAAGTGCCACACGGGGAAAAAACACTGGCTATGAAGTTCCTTGTCTGATAGTTGCTGCTAAGGATGACCTCGACCAATCTCCGTTGGCTCTGCAGGACTCAACTAGAGTAAGCTTCAATAcaatattgattcatttttaaactgttatattttatttaccTCTGAGAATCATTTGTCCTTTTTGGCACAGTTGGTTGGTTGAACTGGAATTAGATATTTGAATGAATCAGTCCccccaccctttttttttcttttgcttttgctaATTGGAGACCACCATGCCAGTGGTTGTTTCTGCTGCCTCATGGAAAAACTCTTGATCAAACTGTGTCGTTCCAAGTCAACATTCATACAAATGGACTGATTTGTCAATATTGTCTACTATTGCCACCAGTTTTCTTTATGTCTGATCTCTACAGCTATGGATTATTTTCAGTTGTTTTAATTCAATAAAATCATGTACTTGTAGGTGAGCCATGACATGGGAATCGAAACACCAATTCCTATTAGTGTAAGGTTGAGGGATTTGAACAATATTTTCTGCCGGATAGTCCATGCGGCGCAGCAGCCTCATTTGAGCATCCCAGAGACTGAAGCTGGGAAAACACACAGGCAATACCGTCAACTTCTGAACCGTTCCCTCACGGTTGTCTCAGGTAAGTTAGTGTCAAGCTTCTGCCTCTAAAGTGTGTTTCTGTATTTGCCTTTATGCTCTGGCACAAATCGATCATGCCAATTACTACAGAATAGTAAGAGCACAGGTTTAGTAAGacaataaaatctaaaagtaatagttatttatgattttgaGTTGAAACTGAATAGTGGTTTTATCTTAAGTTGGTTGAGTTCTAACACAACTGATGGTGTGCCAATAATTTGCAGTAGGAGCGGCTGTTGCAGTTGTGGGCGTAGCTGCTTACCGGGTTTACGCAGCTAGGAAGAACGCGTCATCTTGAAGCTCTCCTGGACAGTGATGAAATGCTACTCTCCTGGACACTGATGAAATGCTGCTATTCCCCTCACTGCCCAACAACAGGATAGATTAGATTATTTTTATTGCTTGTTGAGCTTCGTAACATGCTGTTTTCTCTTGCAACATCGTTTATGTAAAGATATATACTCAGTTAAAATCACACTGGCTGGGAAAAGGGAATGTATATACTCGATATGTCCATGTTGCGTCGCCTATTGAATTTCAGTACGTCCCATGAGCCATTTTTGAACTGACTCTAAAAGATATATTATAGACAGTTCTATAAAAGATAACCCTCcaaaaagttatttaaaaaatcttcCGTATTGGGATATCATTACAGAAAGTTCAACTACACAACTGTCTGTGGCAGTCTTAACAGATAGAGGAGGATGGCAGTCTAACAGATAGAGGAGGAGTGCTTGGTCTCTTGGTAATTTCGACGCGAATCGCAAGTTTGCAACCCCACCAGTTACAAAAAtagggttgtgtttagttcttgtgccaattttttttcaatagacggacacatatttaaagtactccctctatcctttaatataagggattttgatattttgcttacaatatttgaccgctcgtcttattcaaaaaattttagaattattatttattttatttgtgacttactttattatccaaagtactttaagctcaactttttgtttttgatatttgcacatatttttttattaagatgagtgatcaaacagtgcaagtaaaatgtcaaaatcccttatattaggggacgaagggagtattaaatatagactaataacaaataaattttaGATTCCGTCCGTAAACTaggagacgaatttattaagcctaattgatccgtcattagtaaacgtttaatgtagcatcacattgtcatgtcatggtgtaattaggctcaaaagatttgtctcgcgatttacatgcaaactgtgcaattgatttttttccgttcacatttaatgctccatgtatgtgtctaaatgtttgatgtgacggaaaagttgaaagttttaaaaaaaattaaatctaaacacagtcTAGGTAAGATACACGATTTTGATATCATTCATGTCACCTCAaagtagaaaaaagaaaaacaagaaggaTATCATTAATGTCATCTCAAAgtcaaaaaaggaaaagaaaaagaagaagaagaacgaaacaaaggcctggtttagttcttaactttttcttcaaactttcaactttttcatcgcatcaaaacttttctacacacacaaacttctaacttttccgttacatcattccaatttcaatcaaaattttcaattttagcgtgaccTGCACACACCCAAAGAAGGCGCTCGAAACGGCCCGACGAGGCAAAGGCGCCTTTTATTCcgtggaaaaagtacaccgaagatcCCTCAATTTgttatcgagttacaaaatcgtctctcaaccacaaaaccagatacctgacgtccctcaactaacaaaaccattCACTTATCCTCCGGTGGTTTTGACGCTAGTTTTGTCTgacgtgacggctgagtcagcgtgggacccacgtgggccccacgtgtcagagTGCCAggtcatctctctcctcccctcttctctcccttcctcatctctctctgaCTTCTCTCCAATTTGTTGCGACGCGGGCGACACGGCTGCGGTGATGGTGGCGACGAGCGACGCGGCAGCGGTGGGGGGAGGAGCTGCGGGCGGGCagtggggaggggcggcgggggTAGGAGCGCCGCGCGggctcccccgccggccgccacccacGACCACGAGGCGGCGTGGGCAGCGTCAAGTTCGGCGGCTCCACCGCGACGGCCGGCTCGTTCCCGGCCGACGGGCTAGtcgggctcggcggcggcgcggtctcCCTCGTGATGCAGCTCGGTGGCGCGGCGTCGCTCGGCCGAAGATTCTCCTACTGCCTCGTCCCGCACTCCGTCAACACTTCATCGGCGCTCAACTTCGGCGCCCTCGCCAATGTCACCGAGCCCGGCGCGGCGAGcacgccgctcgtcgccggggACGTGGACACGTACTACACCGTGGTCCTCGACTCCGTCAAGGTCGGCAACAAGACCGTGGCATCGGCGGCGAGTTCGCGCATCATCGTGGACTCCGGTACGACGCTGACATTCCTCGACACAGCTCTGATGGGACCACTCGTCGACGAGCTCTCCCGCCGGTGCAGTCGCCGGATGGGCTGCTGCATCTGTGCTACGAGGTGGCCGGGCGGGAGGTGGAAGCCAGAGAGAGAATCACAAATCACATCGATAAACATCTCTAGAAGTTCATCTTGTTCAGATAATCACAGTACTTATGTAGAAAGGATAGTAAGATACAGAAATGCAAAAATAAGCTGTGTTACTCCTGCAAATTGCAAGTGAACAGAACAATCTCAAGCTAAGCTGTTCTTTAATCAGAAGAACAGGATATGAACAAGCAGAATTTCAAGATATTTTGTGGCGCCGGTTTCGCTTTCTTACCTCGCTATAGATTCTGTGAGAGATCAAATTACATGACCCATAAATTGTAGAGCAATGCAGGAGTAACACTCCCAGCTGAGAAATTGATTGATGTATAACACTCCGATCTTCGATCTTCGTTAGGCGATGCAATGAGAGAATTCAGAATTCTCACCAACAGCCAGCTTGCTAGAATAGAGTATGAGTTACTGATCTTGAATGACCTCGTGTGTACAGCCAACAGGAAGCAAACCGAACAGGCGAGTCCGGACTTGACGCTGGAGTTTGGCGGTGGCGCTGAAGCAGGAGAACGCGTTCGTGACGGTGCAGCAGAGGACGCTGTGCCTGGCGATCGTGGCGACAACGGAGCAGCAGCCGGTGTCCATCCTCGGGAACCTTTGTCGCCGCCGACTGCGCGgggagcggccggccggcggaggagacgagcgGCGGGCAGGCGCGCTGCGGGAGCGGGACGGGGAGagcgaggacgccgccgccgccgtcgtccatgGCCGCAGATctcgcgcccgcgccgtcagcggcgtcgccggcgggagTATGTGATTGcggggcagcggcgggcggagcaGGCGATGGCAGGCGGAGCGGGCACGACGACGAAGACAGCTTCTTcccgcgtcggcgccgccggccgcctctcccttctcaagcgtcgcagccgccgccgcctcccttatcccgtatcgtcgtcgtcgccgccgccgccgccgcctcccgggcTTCTCCGATGGTCCGACCTCCGAGgtcgcacgcgccgccgctggaCCTCCTCCCCAACGCCAGCCGCCCTGCAGAGaggagagaaatgagagagatcgggaagggagagaagaggggaggagagagatgaccTGGCactctgacatgtggggctcacgtagatcccacgctgactcagccgtcatGTCAGACAAAACCAACGACGCCCGGTATCTAGTTTTCGCTTGAGGGACGATTCTGTAACTCGATAACGAattgagggaccttcagtgtactttttccttattccGTTGTCATGGGCTCATTGTAACTGGTTGGCCCACTTGAGAACTGGAGAGGCCTATGTTATGGGCCTTGGCTTACGATAGGGCCCACCCGACGGCGAGCCGTCCGCGTACGGGGTCAACGCACCGAGCAACGGATTCACACCGGACCACGCGAACTCCTTCCGATGCGGGGCCCACGTGCCCCAGGAATCCGAGGCGGAAGGGATCATTCCAACAGCTGGGAGATCTCCGGCGCCCCGCACCCGGTTCAGGTGGACCCACGACTCCGCAACTCTAGCTCGGCCCCGCGTCCCGCGGGGCGCACCAACACCCGGACCACGCGACGAAGCGGAGTCGTGGATATGGGTGGCGCCCGGGCCCACCGTATTCGCTGAACCCATCACTTCCCGTACACCTGGCACCCCTACACTCCCGCACACCGCAAACGTAAACGCAGTGGAATCCAAGGCGACATTGTCCTCCTTTATCCAAAAACAACCCTGTATAAGACCCTTAACTTACAAATAGCCCCTTACATCGTTGTCAGGGAGGACTTATATCTAAATATGGATAATGTTTGTCCTTAGTTGAAAGAGTTTCAAACCCAAACAGTGGCCGGTGGcttcccgcctctccccgcgcgttTTCCCGCTTGAATTCGTTCCGCAATCCGAGGGCGGGTAGGGCTCCACGTCACCGATCCAGCTCCTCCTTGCGGTGTAAGGAGCCGTCCAATTCCGTCCTTTGCAAGCCAaattcctcccgccgccgccgccgtcttcgcctcCTTTATAATCTCCCTtctccgccgtctcctcccaAGTTCCCTCCCAAATCCCCCATTTCAAAAAAGGGAAACCAAATTTCTCGGCGAGGAGGAAAAGAATCCTGCAATGGAGAGCAAAGCAGAGGCGttggctgcggcggctgcggcggcggccgcggcagcatCGGCGGCTTCTACCGGAGGAGGACACGCGTGCGGCGGATGGGAGACGCCGAAGCGGGAGGAGTGCCGCATCCCGGCGACGCTGCCCTGCCCCGCGGCGCCGAGGAAGGCCGTGCCGGACTTCGGGAAGAGGCGCGGCCCGCCCAAGAACGGCTACTTCCAGCCCCCCGACCTCGAGGCCCTCTTCGcgctcgcgccgcgccgccaggcCTCCTCGTGCGCTTGATTTTGAAGcttcggctgcggcggcggcggcggggagctctGGTCTAGATTAATTTTGGGAGCTGTAGATACTTCGCTATGTTTCTCTTCTGTTGTACTCTAGGTATTAGTAGTGGATTAGGGATGGGCAAGAGGAGGGTTTAGGGAGTAGGAGGTAGGTATGTAGGTGATGGCGGGGCTTGAGATGAAATGAGACTATCAGAGCTCATAATCATACTGTTTTTGTATTCCTTCAGATGATAAAATCTTTTCCTGGCACCTGCTTAGTTGGGCATTTTtgcactctctctctctgctgatGTTATTGGTTCTTGAGGTGATTGATATGAAATCATGTACTCATGCAGCAGTAGACTTTGATTAAGACCTTTAATGGCGTcgacatcggcggcggcagcagattGTTGCTTGAAGATTGTGGCCTCCGGGACGTCGTGTGGTTTGCTCTTTTCTGAATATCTGTTACAGCCCACAGGGGAATAGCTGTATACCggcagttctttttttttgcttcacttTCATCCGCGGCATCTGACTAGGTAGGAATAGGATAGTGATCACCGATCATGTTGTAGTAGCTTGAAGGTTTGAAAAGGTCCCTGGTTGATTCATTGATTCATAAGCAGTAGTACTGCAGTTCAGTCTTGTCTTGTGTTTACTGCTTGTACCAGCAATGGACTCGCAAAAACCGTAGTTTTACTGCTGAGATAGTCCAGGTTTCGTTTTGCCAAGGAGTTAATACGGGCGGGAGGAAAGCAGAGCAGTGTGTGCGTTCGTTCTTGAATCTGGATGCAGTTAATGCGGCTGTGGGAGAGAGCCCTGCCTCTGCAGCATGGTGTGtctttgcctcctcctccctagCTGGAGCTAGGTACGGTGTACCACTAGTAGGAGAAATTGCAAATGCATGTGGCCAATGCGTGTGACTAGTGTCAGGGCTTCATGAGAACAATCCGTGGTCCTGAATCAAGCAAAGCTatagagagaaaggagagaagGGAAGATCCTGGTGACACGGACAGCTTCGAGATTCTGTGACCGACGAGTCGACAAGGACACAACGTATGCTCGCCATCTCGCCGCGGTGCCGCCTGTTGGGCGAACGGCGGGGGCGCATGTGTGGTGTTGGGTGGACGAGGACGACACGCCCCGTGAGGCCGTGACTTCGTGAGGGCAGCGAGAGGAGGCCGGGGAGCGTACGCCATACGTGCAGCGTGCGGGGACACCGGGCAGAATGAGCCGGGTGTGCAATTGCAAGCAGCACGGACATGGCCATGTGATGCCCCCACGACAAGTGTTGCaagtgagatcgatcgatgccagcaatttttgtttcttctctagaaaaagttttttttttgcccgtgCTTGCAGAATGATATCCATACACCTATGCTCGCGATAGGTCGAGAGTAGTTTTCTCAACGACTAACACTTGCGACTTGCGAAACGTCGATCAGTCGGGGCCTTGGCTACAACAAGGACAGCAACTCGGCACCGGCCAGCCTCGATTAGTGCAGGTAATTTCGCCCGCAATCTATGGCTCTTGACAGAGGCAGAGAGTTCGTTGCAGCAACCAGTAGTATTATATAGTTAATTTATACAGAAAGATTGCACATTAGCACGAGGAAAGTGCAGCAAAGGAGGCCCCCTCAACAACTCCATGACGGCTGTGGAAACTTTCGTCAGGAACTGTTACTTTACCTTGAAGCCAGGCACAAATTCTGTCGTAGAACCACATCTAACTGGTGACACAAAAGTATTTTGTCCCATCGCAACTAACACGATGAGTTGTGCTAATCTAGTACTCACAGGACCATAACGCACAGTAGCTCGAAAAAACTCTTTTTGTCAGCCATAAAGAACACCTGGTTCATATTAAAAACTAGCAATGTGCAGAGTTCCATATCAGGGAATGCAAAGGTTTAGGCGTTGTGGCTAATAATGGCGGTTGCTTATGTTCTAATCAAACACCAACAGATCTCCATGCAAAATGTCCCCTCTTACCTCCAGCCTCCAATTACAGGATGATTCTTCTCCTCGTGCCCTGAACTCCTCTTGCTTATGCCAAACGTACTTATACCAAAGCTGACAACATTCCCAATATGAGACAAAAATAAGCAATTTTTTTTCGCACTGCCTCATCTAGGTTTCCATATTATTGTCCAGATAACCCAGCTGAATGTTTGTCAcctggaagaagatgaagaaggtgccaaatttatttaatcctaGTTCATTGAGAAAGCAGGCCTATATAAGCCTACACCAGCAAAGATTAAGTACTGTAATACCTGGATAGCTGCTtatggttggtttggtttgttaccATGCCAAAATATTGACACTATCAAAACCTGTCAAGTTTTGGCTTTGTCAAGATTTTGGCAACACATGTGTGATTGGCATATTTGTTGCCATGACAAACAATTCGTTTATGCTAATTATATTTGACTGGGCCCCAATTTAACAAGGCGACACAAGCATGTCAAGTTAAATCCATATCGGAAAAGCCGCTTGGCCAACAGCCTTCTGTTCACTTGATTTGGATGACTGGATGAAATGAatcatatatagaaaaaaacataaaaaaagaatGTTCTGGCTCCACTTCAACAACTTGCACACAAGCTCCAAGCAACGTAACGGCACTATTTagttcctttctttttccttttttctttttgttccgACAACAATCTCCCAAAAAACAAATTCTTGAGAAACAAAGAACTAGAGGAAAAGGTTGATGAAGTTTTATAGAATTGACCTGGAGGGCCATGCATG
Proteins encoded in this window:
- the LOC127768345 gene encoding aspartic proteinase CDR1-like produces the protein GSPAGRHPRPRGGVGSVKFGGSTATAGSFPADGLVGLGGGAVSLVMQLGGAASLGRRFSYCLVPHSVNTSSALNFGALANVTEPGAASTPLVAGDVDTYYTVVLDSVKVGNKTVASAASSRIIVDSGTTLTFLDTALMGPLVDELSRRCSRRMGCCICATRWPGGRWKPERESQITSINISRSSSCSDNHSTYVERIVRYRNAKISCVTPANCK
- the LOC127759213 gene encoding cyclin-dependent protein kinase inhibitor SMR4-like, whose translation is MESKAEALAAAAAAAAAAASAASTGGGHACGGWETPKREECRIPATLPCPAAPRKAVPDFGKRRGPPKNGYFQPPDLEALFALAPRRQASSCA